The sequence below is a genomic window from Humulus lupulus chromosome 3, drHumLupu1.1, whole genome shotgun sequence.
ACTACAACTTcatattttacaaaaaataaatgcAGAGGACTCTTTTCAACAAGTTATTTTAAAAGCCTTTGATGTCCTAACTCAATCAAATTTTGAGTTATTTCTTCTTTCAGCTTGGACTATTTGGGGTGAGAGGAATCAAATTACCTATGGAGGTATTTGTCAAGATCCTCAAAAAAATAGTTCTGCAAATTTGAGCTTCATATGAGGAATACATTGCTGCCAGAAAGTCAAAAGCTTTGAAAACTTCGGTGGTTTGTCAACCTGTCCAACACTAGATGCCTCCTAATTTGGGTCAAAATAAGTTGAATGTTGATGCCTCTATAGATGAATCATCTCACACTGTTAAAATTGGTGCAATTATTCAAAACTCGATTGAAAAAGTTCTTGCTTGTCTATTAAGATCTTTATTTGGTATTTTGTTTCTTGTCTTGTTCAATTTTCTTGTATGTTCATGTTCCATATGATTTCATTAATCTTTTTTCTTCCTCTTTATAAGCCTTTTACTAAGGTGTTAGGTGAACCAAGGAGGTGTGTATCCCCTTGGTTTGCATCAATATCTCTTTTGCATTTTTGTTTTGACAAGGTATTAGGAATGTCTCTTCATATTTCTTTCATAGATTTATATGTTGATATCGTATTTTTTTGGGtgtatttttttgggttttttggtTGTCCAAGCAGCTTTAATGGTTGCACTTGGTCTTCATTTATCTATTGTGGAGTCTAATTGTATTGATTTAGTCTCTATTTTCTTGACAAATTCATATTTGTCAGACGACTAATAAGCCTACTTATGGATTAGTTGTCCATGCTCTAAGAATGGATGAGGAAATTGTATGAATAAAGAATTTTTATCCTTTTATTCATGAAGTGTTACACTTCgattattttcaatgaattattcaaaaagataaaagtaataataaataGGGAAATTTGCGACAATAATACATATGTAGTCagatttgttgcacttaaatggtTATGTAAAAGTTTTGGCGACAGTAATGCTTATCATTAATGTTTTGGTGCAATCATTGGTATACTAGGGTACACGTGGCAAAACCCAAATGggttaaaattattataataaaaaaatgaatttttaagTAATTAACAATTAACAAAACCTAAAATCATTTTTTCTAATATCTTAATATGATTTCTAAAACTATTCTAAAACAAAAACCAGGACCGTTAACAAAACCCGAAAGATATCTGATAAAATTAAACCAAACCCATAAAGGAAGGAAACACTAAAAAATCATTACTTTGTCGAGACACATTACCCAAAAATTTCAGAGGAGCTTGAGAGATAAAATTCGATGAAGCTATTGAAGAGGAGCTTGAGAGATAAAATTTGAAGAAGACATTTCAATAGTCGAGTAGTTGTTCCTCTGGTTGTCGAACCATCAGCACGGCCTTCACAATGCTGACGGTTCGACAACTGAAGGAACCATCCGACTATTGAAATGTCTTCTTTGAATTTTATCTCTCAAGCTCCTCTTCGATGACTTCTTCGAAATTTATCTCTCAAGCTCCTCTGAAATTTATGTTTTTTAAGTTTTGTTAATGGTCCTAGTTTTTGTTTTAGATTAGTTTTAGAAATCATattaagatattaaaaaaaattaggttttgtTAATTGTTAATTACTTAAATAATTTTAACCCAATTAGGTTGTGCTATGTGTATTCTAGTATAACCTTAACGGCTCAGGGAATTAACGACTACACCAAAACATTACCTGTAAGCATTATTACCGCCAAAATTTTTACATAAGTATTTAAGTGTAACAAATCTAACTACATAGTTATTATTACCACAAATTTCCCTAATAAATATAAGTTACCAATCAACATTGACATGGAATCCTCATAAGTAGTTTAAGAGTCACAAGAGAACACAAAATGgaagggaaaaaaaaataaattagaacACCAAAGACACATTCTGTCACATGACACAAAGGACCAAAGACTGAATAACACCATCAATTCCACCACGGACCGACTACTTTCTATAGAAGGCTTGATTACAAAAACCATAAGATAAAAGGTTGAGATTAAAGGAAAAATAGGAATCCATTGAAATATCAActctgtttttaattttttttttatctttttataaTTTCTTTTTCGAGGCGGTAAAGTTCATTTGGCATGAATAGTTCATCACTTCGCCATCATAACTTTGACAAACTCCTCATAGTTTATCTGACCATCACCATCAACATCAGCCTCACGAATCATCTCGTCGACCTCTTCATCAGTGAGTTTCTCTCCAAGGTTTGTCATGACATGGCGCAGCTCAGCAGCAGATATGAATCCATTCTGGTCTTTGTCAAAAACTCGGAAGGCCTCCTTCAGTTCCTCCTCAGAGTCAGTATCCTTCATCTTTCTTGCCATCAGATTTAAGAACTCGGGAAAGTCGATGGTTCCATTTCCATCAGCATCGACCTCATTGATCATGTCCTGAAGCTCCGCCTCAGTTGGGTTCTGGCCCAATGACCTCATCACAGTTCCCAGCTCCTTGGTAGTAATACAGCCTACATATATTGTAATGATTAAATGGTCATTAGTAACAAGAACACAAAATAGAAAAAGCTTGTTTCATTGCAAACTTCAACTTCCACGAGTTACCCCAACTTACAACATGTAGTATGGCAAAAACAAGATAAAAACCATGAAAATAACTAAGTTCAATATGCAGTCTGAAGATTATACATTCAAGAAACAAGCACATAAGCAACAACGAGGAGTACAAAATCAGCATACATTAACAAAACAATTAAAGGAAAATCAACCACTAATGCCATTATATTAAGTAATAATATCATTGGCAGCTGCAGACATTATTATCAGTCACAAGATCGTAATCCCAAAACAGTACTGAAGGAAACAATGAAGCCATATTAGATGCTGAATCTAAATTGagataaataaaaaatagcaAAAAATTGTATATGAATAATAAGATTTAGGCTATGCCAACGAAAATGAAATTTCTCGAGCAATCAAATAGCATGAGAAACAATTAATCTATTTAAAACAGCAAAATGTTTGCATTCAAAGACACATGAGTTCCAAATAATAGAACTTTCAATAAGGGTCATTATAAAACCCTTTTCTTTTTTGTCTTTTTTAGAAAGTTTTTTTATATCACACGCAATTAAAATGTACAAATTTGTTAATATGTCTTTAGCAATAAAGAGTAGATAAACTTTTTAATACTTTGAACTAATGTTTGTCTAAACGGATTCGATCTCTACTCCCTTCAACAAACAATTAAAATAGAATCACCCTTAAAATATTGATCAAATACAACAAGAAAAAGAATCCAATAATTCTATTAAAAAGAAacgaa
It includes:
- the LOC133823226 gene encoding calmodulin-7; the protein is MADQLTDDQISEFKEAFSLFDKDGDGCITTKELGTVMRSLGQNPTEAELQDMINEVDADGNGTIDFPEFLNLMARKMKDTDSEEELKEAFRVFDKDQNGFISAAELRHVMTNLGEKLTDEEVDEMIREADVDGDGQINYEEFVKVMMAK